ACCAACAATAACGTAGAGCATTATCCTATTAGAAAGGGTTCAAACGGACATGTTAGATCCCCTCTTTTTTGTAACAAGCAACATCTTGTATCTTGTACCAAGCATCATGCAAAGCACTGTTAGGTGATAACTACAGTCTTCTTCACTTCTTCATGATTAGAAAGCTTTTATGTCATTAGCTCCCCTCAGAagggttttggttttttcttccCCTTGCCCTTAGGCTGGTTTTTAGTTCTAATAAATACCCAggtttcttataaaagaaaacagtaTTTCCACTCTAGGTTCACTATTCACCAAAAATGTCGCAGTCAAAGGCTTGGAAGATACATGAActcttgcattttttttctattgaagaaCCAAgatttcattgagaaaaagaaaaaaacattgaagAGTTACAAAAGATCAACTAGGCCAAAAGCAAGggccaaagaaaaaaaatcgagCCTACAAAAACAACAGCCCCCAAACGGAACCCAATAGAACCTAACAAAGAAAAGGGTTCTAGTCCAAAAGAATAAGATGcattgaataattataaaagtcaTCATAGATGCCCAAAGCACGACATTAAACCACGTTAAAGACCAATCCTCCTGTATGGATCcgcccccccaaaaaaaaaactattatttctttcaatcCATATACCCCTAAGAACTACAAAAATACCAGCCCTCATAACATCCTCCCCCTTCCTCTTAGAGGGATGTTGAAGAAGAACTTTCTTCATCATAAGAACACAATCCATGTTCTAGGCCAAACAGATCCCGAAAGCCTTGAACAAGCAGTTTCAAAATGAGACCTGCTtgttggtttgtttgtttgtttgatgcaACTTTGAAAGTGAAAGAGACTCTAGAAAACCACTCCCAGCATCAAATATGAATAATGACAACCTTTTTGCGATTGAATCTCCTAAAACTTCTAAAGCCCCTGAGTGAAAAGTTTTGGTGAATATTGAACTCTATAAATATAAGACTATAGTTGGAAGGAGTCAATTCTCAATATACAACGACACTAAGAAACTACAAGCATAAACGTTGTAGAATGCATACTACATAGTTTAAATGTCCGCATATTTGATAAAAACCATGCACTCACCTGATGAACCACTGCTGAACCAAACCGCAAATCTTGCAGTACCATAGTCAACATATCCTTTATTTCTGTTGGCACCATGTaaattagttttctttttaagtaattATACGTGAAAGTTTTATTAAAGAGTACTGTCAAAAAAGCAAACCAAAGAACCACAGAGAAAACACACGCACACAAGCTCATGTGTTTAAAGTATCACAAAGAAACATGATAAGAAGTTGGATAACttcaataaaatcaaaagttcCCAAGAAAAATGACGAAAAAGAATTAAGCAGACTAGAGAAGTCACacttaaaaatgtaaaatgtcAAAGTTTAACTATGTAAATCCAACAATTTAGATGGCGCAAAGTATGGTCAGGAATCCAAGACCAGCCAGTGACACTCAActctaaaataatttgatatatCTGCTCCATTACTTGTGctaggaaaaaaaatacatgaaatatCTGATAGAATATGGATTTCTTGCACAACAATTGATGCCTATTTTGTGAGTTTTATTCTTCGAgaaatcattcaaattttgaaaaaacatataatttcCACGGTTAAATAATTTAGTCTAGTAttggaaaagaataaaatcaGAAATGAATATGATTATACTTGAAATCTAAGAAAATTATGCCCACACACATGAAGAGGTATCATACACAAATCTATATATAACTATGAAAATGCTATAGTTTTCATAAATCAATATGGTGATAAATGCTGGTCATGGGCAAATAATGTGAATCTTCTCCAGCTCCAAACATATTTCCCATACCTGCTCCATTTACCAACTTTCCATCTAGAAATAACTGAGGCAAGTTTTCACTTAAGGTAAAATGGCTTTTGACAACAGCACAACATATAAAGTTAATTGGACgcttaaattctattttatttctcgCCATTTCAAACCTTTCAAAAGTTCTGTTATACATCCAGAATTTTATAGGAAAAACTATTTTAGTCCTTCAtgttaattttatgttaaccATTTAATAGAAATCTGGATCCACTTTGGGAGGTGGCACCCAACCCACTCTGGTAATAAATGgcaaagattaaaaatattttatgcaACATTGAGGTACTAAAATCAAACAAGAGAAACTTTAGGGACCATAAAATGACCTTAACTTGGGCAAAAGAGATTGAAGTTTGTTAAAAGATTCATTTCACCTTTTTCCTTAAGAAAGTCCTCGCCCACCTCAAGGTCTAGACTTTGGACACATCAAGTGTTTTCCTTATTAAGCTCACCCAAAGATTTCAACTTGCAACTTCTAAGTACGTTTTACTCAAAGACTATGACCCTTAGCCAATGGGGCCACCCATTAGAGCTAAAAACTTATTTCACTTGtcttcataatttcttgaTTATCCAAGCAAGATTCACAAAATgataaaacagaaaaatcgTAGAGGTGAAAAGGGGTAATTCTTAGAAGTACCGCGGTTGTCAAATGTTTCTGGGACGACCAGAATAGCAGAATACAAGTTTCTTTCACTAAGAGGGATATGTAGTTTTTCTATCAAAATCCAGTCCCAAATAGCATGCAAGTCCTCAAGTACCTGAAATATACCagataaaacttcaaaataaagtttgaagCATGTGAAAGCTTCAGTAAGCTATTTCCTTTCATCTAGAATCTgcacattaaaataattctgACGCACTGATATCATAATTAcagaaaatatcataattaccATTATCTTCCCCACAATCCTTGAAAACTAAACTTTTATCCAAGTGTGGTGGAATAAGTAGAATCGAAGTACACTTATGGATGTACATGTTGATTCAACTTAACTTTCCAAGacaattcttaaaaaaaaaaaaaaaaagtagaatagACTATGTAACTTTCACCATTCATAAAACACAAGTTTTGGAAAGGAAGCTTATACTATAATACATCAAAACAATGCATTATAAAGAAACTACTGGCAAGAGATGCCCACATGAGACGGTACCTGTTGCATAGAGTAATGTTGTGAGATATTAAAGTGACCTCTGCGAATAGGCCGGTGTAGACAATATGGCTCAATGGGTGATATTTTAAGAGCATCCTCACCGCAAATAAACTGTCTATATTTGATTACACTGGGACTAAGCTCCTTGGAATCAGTCTCTACATGCTGGTCCAAAGACTGGCTCACATCCTTGGAGCTTGAACTTTctgcaaaaacaaattatGCAGGTTGCTGAAGAACATATGATGTGCTATCAAAATACATTACTGAATCAATGGTGGAGATGGCAAAAAGGAAGAATATCTGCATAAACccagaaagaaaatttttaaaagaaaagccaGATGCGTGCTACAAATCTGTCTTGCAATACATGTTACAGATCTGATGACAATGAAAAGTCAGATGCATGCTACAAACCCAGAAAGAAAAGTTTCAGGTTTTTTGGcattccaaataaatattaagaagTGTATGACACATCATAAAAACCTTCATGCCTTCTAATGGAATTTGAAAAGACACAGAAAGTTGACTAAACGATTATTACCCACAGTGACTGACGAGGTAGGGTCCCTCTCATGTACGTCAGTCCAAGTAAAGACAGTATCCCTCTTGCCATTATGATGTCCATCAATTCGTCCCATCTGTTGACCATTCACAGCAGAAGGAATAAACACATTGTTTGCCAGTAAATTGCACCTAATTAGTGCCCATGCTCCTCTTCGAGAATTATTTTAGCAACCATCTAGGGAGCTACTATCACATGTAGAATAGCTAAAATTTAGAAGGAAAGATAAAATAGAAGATGGGcataaaaagaacaatattaaaaattgaatgtcATGCAAGGAAACTTGTGATTGTGGATTGAAGAGGTGAAGTAATTTATCTTCTTGTAAGGTAAAGTTAAGCATATCAATAtaatcaaaaaagaaatttccaAATTCATCCTACCGTTGGGCAAACTCATGGCATAATAGATAgtttcttcaaataaacagACAACTTGATTCAGGTACATAGAACCTCACAACTCTCATCAGTCCAAAAAACTACTTGCTAATTTGCTATTCTGCTTACTGTAACAGTATGACTGTATGACACGCAAAAGAACCGCACAAGAATAGATGGTAAGTGAGATTAAAAAAGTGAACCAATGTGATCTTCTAATTATATTAGACAGGAAAATGATATGGTTAATGTTTCTATTTCCTAATGCAATTCCGTTGATCTAAATGAGCACAAAATAGTTTATAACGCATTTCTTCCGGTCCTTCAAACTACAGTACTACATTCTAAAGAGATGCAACATGAAAGCTCTCTTAATACCACAAATTGTGTATCATTGACATATTTACCCTGTCTCATATCTCTACGAAGGTATTTCACTCCagttctattttcttttttcttttttttttcggcGACGAGGTAATTGCTTTCATTCAGATGAATGAGCATCGTCACTTCACTGGCCCTTTTTAGAACATAatagaaaaccaaaaaagtACTTTCAACTTGCAAATAAACTACAGCCAGAGATAGTTATATTACTGCCATAATAAGCAACAGATCTTAATCAACTTCATTACCACTGAATGCAGATAACAGTGCCTACCTTACGCGGGAAAGAATTGTTAGCAACCTCTTCATCCAGAAACGGTATTTTTATCAACGAGGCAATCTAGAGACAGACAAAAATGAATAACCAATGAatgatatattccataaatgtGTATACAAAGCAGAAATAATACTCACAACATCATACGCCCTCTCTCGCTCCATGTGCTGTGCAGTTGTAACTTGTGAATTAAGCATCTGAAACCCCAGAAACAAACATTTCCAGTAAATGTTGATTGAAATCACATCGATAATGTTGTAAACGTCTTAAAACGAGTACTAAACCTGATCTTGAACACTTCTCTTGGGAACTTGATTGGTATAACGAGCAATGCAATGAGGAATATTAAAAGGAGCATCCTGCGATGCAAGCCCAATCCTAATATTTGCAGATCCTTCCCATCCAAAAAAAGTACCATAACAATTAGAGTGAAaaacacatacatacatatgaTTAGCGCAATGAAAATTTGAGTCTAGAAGCTGGAATTCGCGAGGatgagaaggagaagaagaagaagcagaaaacAAGTTCCTACAAGAGAGACGAATTTGCAGTACCTGGGTTTATCACTACCAAATTAGAACCTCGTTCGGAAATAAGTTGGGAAGGGACAACTGATTTTAGGTATTCCTGTTAGTgaggaaacaaagaaacagTTCAGAAATGGTCGGAAGGAAGATGAAAATACAGAGCTCGGTTCTTTGCCCTTACCATGGCGATGGCGATGGCGATGGCGATGGTGATGGCGTTCGTCTATTTTGCAGTCTGCAGGACGCTGCAGCGTAGCCGAGCTGACCACACCCCAAATTGGCGCTAATTACAAACGTACGGCGACTCTCGCTGTTAACGCCGTAACCAGTtgcaaaattattatttctaattaaaaatcaaataattagacagtttttttttttttttcttttatctttcaaaTTCAATCAGAAATTcagaatttataatttggataaataagttttttttttttttctgttaagTAATCCACGAGGcaaattattcttaattttaggtcattcaatttattttccacaaagaaaaatagcagtcaaatttgtatataaagcttatttttttattcaataaatagttccgaatttgaatttaaaattttataaaaactatagtttatgttgaaaaaactataggtattcagactatgccTCTTGGAACATATGAATCCTTAAGCATATTTAGGTCGTATCGTAGGAAACACATGAAGTTCTGGATGTGGGATTAAACTAAATCGCTTGGAATGTAAGACGTCTTAGATATAGGTTTTCAAACTAGGGTGCTTGGAAAGTATGAAGCCTTTGATATAAGTTTTCAGACTGTGATGCTTTGGAAAGTACGAAGTCTTGAGtatgtatttaaattatgcTGCTTGAAAAGTAAGAAGTCTTGAGtgtaggtattcagactatgccgcttAGAACGCAGAGTTGCTTCACTTAGAATATGACACGAATTCAACTAGTTGTCAAACGCACTTGTCACCAAGtgcaattttaaaagaatagtTTTATTACCGCCAAAAATCAATCTATGCTTCAATATTGTATATTATCgattaaaaccctaaattattaGTATAGATGTATGCctctaattttaattgatacaatttttaaaatttataatttaatctccCACTTTATAAtggttgaacaaaaaaaaatcataaatccTTTTTTTCTACTTCCCTCacacaaaaattaattcttaCCCTGGTAattgttgaaaatttaaaaagctaattaaaattataatattgatATCTTGtataaaactatttaaaaagctaattaaaactataatattgATATCTTCCATAAAACCGAGAAGAGATCAACTTTAGTGATAAACACGTATAAATTAGTCAATTCgagcatagttcaactagTTCCTCATCCTATACTATAACGGTAGATGGTAGATAAGAAGCATGTAGAAGAGGCTTGTTCAACTGGTTGGTTCAAATACTAAGAAATCTGAGCTAAATAAGCACATCAAGCTAACTccttagttaaaaaaaattagtgtaATTCTTTTATCCAGAGCACAAGTACAAAGACCTATTATGCCGCAGCTCAACTTAAATAATAACTCATCAGAAGCAATAATGAAGCAAAGTAAATGCGAGAAAAAGAGAACAGCCAACTACAAGAGAAGTAAATAACTTGTTTGCATCAAATGGTGAAAATGTGTAAAAACCTAAGAACTGAGTGCCAGACCAAATTAATCCGATCGCCAACCTGTTGCTTCGTTCACAAATCTAATACGTTTTTGTTTTCGGCGCCTTCTTTTTCGGTTGCCTCTTTGGAACTGTGTTCTTCATCCCCAAGAAGAACAGCAGAGCACCAAAAAGTGCAATGTGCTGCCAAGAAAAATAGGATTCcataagtttttttctttttatttcacaGGTAAACTGAGatgattaaaatgaaatcatGGGGGCGAAATTCAGAAAACATATGGACAAACCTGCAAGAAATCGCCAAGCAGGATACCGAAAAAAGGCTTCTGGGGGCTAATGTTGAAGAAATCATAAAGAACCGGAGTGATTATAGCCAATTGCAGAAGCTGAAAGAGAAggcaatattttctttaaagacgtccataaatttttagtaACACCGTAACAGGCCAAGCACacaactagcagatattgtccttttttggcttttcctttcggattttccctcaaggttttttaaaacgcatcatCTAGGGAGaattttccacacccttataaagggtgttccattctcctccccaatcgatgtgagatctcacaatccaccctcttcggggcccagcgttctcactagcactcaaccaatgtgggatcttactaACCAAATTTATATTCGAGGCTAAAATTACGAACATGGTGAATCCTTACCAGGAGATAAGCTCCAACGCTGCTTCCAAAAACAAACAGAAGGCCTCCAATTCCTTTAAGAGATAAAGAAATGGCAACCAAGTGTGTAACCTGCAGAAATGATCagagtttgaaaaagaaaagtcatcGCATACTCATATTGACAACATAAGTTACATAAGCGCGCGAAGGTGTACGCTCTTTTATGAAGTGGTGAATAAGAAGAGAACGACAGACAAAAACTTTAGGCAAACAGATGGTTACAAATAAATGGCCTTACATCAATATCAGGTATCGCTACCCCCAGCTTGGATGATAAATTTCTCCTCAAAACAGCTACCTTTGGAGACAATTCCGCAGCCGCTGACCCACCATTGTTACTAAACTCATTAAACCTAACCAATGGATGTATACAACGTCAATACCAAAATAAGAGAGTTCTCGCTAGACGAAGCACTTTGCTCGAGATATTTATACGTGTACTTAATAAACGCAGAGAATAACATAGCTCTCAAGTGATAAAACTGTAACTACTGAATGCTTTCTCTAGAAAGTTATCTGCGTCATCCTTGTCCCGTGGAGAGATTTTGTTTAGCTAGTAAGGGAGTAAGCAGGGTGCGTCGCTCCCTTGCCCATCTTGTTAAAAttataaccaaaaaaattatgaaaaggTAGATATAAGAGGCAAACCAACATCCTACTGGTCTAAAGATTCAAGGAAAAGAACTTCTAATGTGCATGGAAAAAGTTGCATTCCCCTATAATCCCAAACAACCGTCTGGCTCTACTACATTTTAATGCGGCGAGCACCTGGGTTGAACGCATTCCTGagttctttattatttatatcgGCTCTTATTGACTACTAAGCTAATCCCCCAAGGTCTTAAGTCCCCTGTTGATAGGATCCAACAGTAACAGTTCATTTCTTCCACACTCCCGTTCATTACTATAAGATTGAAAAAAGTGACTACATAATTAGCCAACGAAAAAAATTGATCCTCAAATTATGACTAGTAGAAGAAGACATAGCTAGAAATACCTAAAATATCGAATTGGAGAATTGAAGATCTTCAATGCAATATATCCTCTAATCTTTCACTTAACATAGTTCATTCAAGTTTGGATGGATGAAACCAATACCTTATCCCCTACAGAAATAATTTACCCTACAAATATAACCTTCTTCATATCAAAACCATCGCCCgaaattgaataaaatcaCTAGCAAAAATGGCTCCTCATGAAAACGCTTTTAGCCCCCAAAATGGTCCTTAATATCCATGACAATAAGAAATGAACCGTATATAAATCATTCTTAACCAACCCGTCCCAAACTACGAATCCGAGGTCAATTGAATGGCGCCCTAATAAATCTAGCCATTAGAAGTACTCGCCCGCAATTTATATGAATAAGAACCAGAATTCCATAACAGCAACACAATCCTAAGCATTCATAGGCACTAACAAAAACCCCAATACCTAATTCGGAAATTGAAGCAAGAGCAATGAAATATTAGAAACGGAAGAAACATATAGATCGAAATCTACAGATTCGAGATCCAGTCAATCGAGTGGGAATATGGAAAAACTAAACAGAAATAGAAGAAATCATACATTTGCCAAGCGGAGAGGATGAAGATGGAGGCAAAGAGGACCCGTCCAAGGAAGGAGAAGAACCCCATGTTTCTTGTTGCAGATCCGAGGTTCAAGAACAGACTCCTGTTATGGATCGGCAACTCCTTCGCCTCCGACTATTCGATCAAATTTCGTGCTCGCTGTGCCTTAAATGGCCGCCTTGCTAGACCCACTTGAAATTTCTAGTGTGAATTCTGGAATATACAACTGGGTGttgtaaaattcaaattaaatgttttaaaatattattatgactaatttattctattttttattttattttttaattgtgagttaaattaaatgtttattatattttagtatatatttCCTATATTacctaattttatatataattatattttaatttcaaatattttttaattttagtagtGCATGGTGTATGCGTCTGTActgataaaataattattctcgAATATCATATGGTCCAAATAGCGCACTATTCgactttttaataaaactttatttttataaataaaaaaatatattttcacaGACGTTACGAATGTGACTCTGAATAATTTACTTTAGTAtttgattctattttattaagtTATATTAAGTGATTCTTAATTATTCACGAATTTCTACAGAGGAAAATTAGATTAGAAAACGACAAATAAGACTATAATATTTGGATaatatgataaattatttttttatttattttcgaccatttaaaaaattataaaaacgtGTACAAAATAGTTCCAAATGGAGGAGCTATTATTTGGCCAAGTTGGAGGCAGTTGTGTGGTGACTAGTAGATGAACATGTATTGTTGAATGATGCAattaatcatatatatatatatatcactgataaatatttgatatttaaattttatataaattaaaatattaatataatatgtataattaataagtaagattttttaaaataattaaaaaataataataattaggaCAATtcaattaaacttaaaaaaaataaagggttgGACAGTGAACCTTATTCGAGTCATTCAaatccaatatatatatatacacacgaGAATGTTATCTTATATGCGTGGAGCCCaccaaaacataaaataaacacATAACCTACGTGCTTATTTTCACtattctaatttctaaaacattaatattattattattatcattattttgatGAGGTACTTGAATACGACAACTTTTCATTGTTGATTCACATATTTATCGTGACAGAATAGCTCAATCTGCACGTTCCAATTGTAAAGAGGACCAACGATGCCTACAAAATAGTTAaccatattaattaatttaatgtatggttgaaattcaattataaatatattaaatacacgtttcaatttttatgaaattaagtCTTTATAATGGATCTACTTGCAAGTGGATAGATCTAgaatttgtattaaattattataagtcTATAAATATGtgtatcaaataaaaaattaaaaaaataaaaaataatttttttttagtgtcaCAGTGACGACCAGCGGCCCAAGAGAGAATCCTCTGTTCAAAAGCTTATCTTTATAAACACGGCGAATAATTTTTCGTAGAGGAGGTTCATTTGATCGGAAAAAATGGCGGTCGACGGATGTATCCTCACTCCGTTATCCAAAGTGGGTGAAAACTACCACAGACCCACCGAGCTCAAAGCTTTTGACGATTCTAAAGCTGGCGTTAAAGGGCTAGTCGACGCAGGTGTTACTGAAATTCCACGCATCTTTTACCAGCCACCGGAAGATTACCACTCCGACAACGTCGCCGGCGAAACACCGTACAAAATTCCGGTGATCGATCTCGAACACGTGGACAGAAATTCCCTCAAACGCAAATTCACCATCGACAGAATCCGAGAAGCTTCAGAGAAATTGGGTTTTTTTCAATTGATCAACCATGGGATTCCGGCGGCGGTGCTGGAAGAGATGAAAGAAGCGGTTAAGAGATTTAACGAACAATGCACGGAAGTGAAGAAACAATACTACACTCGCAACACGACCAAGCCTTTGATTTACAATAGCAATTTCGATCTGTACAGCGCAGCCGCCACGAATTGGAGGGACACGATTGGTTACATAAGTGCTCCTGTTCCTCCCAATCCACAGGACTTGCCGGAGATTATCAGGTGGGTTTGATGAAAAAACAGAGACAcccttttgaaatttgagcCTCTGGGTCTCTGATTTAACTTGAGATGTGTGTATTTGCAGAGATAATTTGGTGGATTACTCGAAAAGAGTGATGGAAATTGGGAATTTGCTGTTTGAATTGCTGTCGGAGGCTTTGGGGCTGACCCCAAATTACTTGAAGGACATAGGGTGCTGCGAGGGGCTGGCAATTGGGTGCCACTATTACCCACCCTGCCCGCAGCCACATTTGACACTGGGCACATCCGAGCACAGTGACAATGTCTTCATCACTGTTCTGTATCAAGACCACATCGGCGGCCTTCAGATCCGCCACCAGAAAAAGTGGGTCGACGTCCCACCGGTCGATGGCGCGTTGGTCGTCAACATCGGAGAGCTTATGCAGGCAAGTTCCCCTGTTTCTATGTCTTTTGTTTTCGATTCTTCGGTGGTAATCGTGTTTAGGgttatgatattatccactttccTAAAAAAACCCAccaagatttattttttacttatataAATTCacgatcattctctaaattagttgaACGTGGgactctcccaacaatcctcccctcgaacaaaatacactgTACAGCCTCCCCTCAGACCTAtagagccctcaaacagcctctccttaatcgaggctcaattCTTTTGCTatagtcctcgaacaaagtacaccatttgttcaatactttagtcacttttgattaCACagattctattaacatggTTAAATTTAGGAcatgactcttataccatCTTAAGAATCACGGTTCACAGGTGACTTAGATTTTGGCTTTCCAAAAAACCTAGACAGTATTTCGTACTTATAAAATTCATGAtgatttcctaaattagtgaACGTGGGACTCTCTCTCCTAACAATCCTCGACAAATGGGGTGTTGTTTTGTAGCGCAGTTGATAACAAACGACAGATTCATAAGCGTGGCGCATAGGGTATTGGCGAAACAGGAGGGTCCAAGAATCTCAGTGGCGAGCTTTTTTAGTACGCTTTATTTGCCGAACTCGAAACTGTATGGACCCATAAAGGAACTGTTATCGGAAGAAAATCCGGCCAAGTACAGAGAAACCACGATCAGAGACTTCCATCTCCAGTATCGTGCCGATGGGCTTGGGACTTCCTCTCTGCAGCATCTCAAGCTTTGACTACAATAATAATTCATCTACTTTTCTCGCTTTGTTTAGTTTACCACGTCTAATCTTCTACTTAAGTTATATATTCGACCGTGCTCTTATCAATCAATATGTCCTAATTTGATATCATTTCATGTTAAGTTGCTATTACATTCAATTCAAACTTTACGTGTGTTcttaggagaggtttccacaatctcataaagaatgtttcgtttcctttttcaaccgacgtaggatctcacaatctatcatCTTCGAAGTTCGCGCGTGTTCagtggcactcgttcccctatTCAATTGAAGCGAAATTTCACAAATAGTCCATTGGCCCACGTGTTGTAGTGAAAGTGTCTCAAAGGCTTGGTTGATTATCGTTCTTTATAAGTCggttcaaatattaaatattggCAAGGCCGACATCTAACCTCTTTTTCTTGTTATAATAACaaaccttaaaaataaatgtgttGACTTTTAGGTTAACAACAAGACTTTACTCTTTGATTAGTACAATACAAGAATTTGTAAAGTTTAATAATgttgaataaaatataattattaattgatgGATTGACTTTAGTGGATAAAGAAAATAGGTGGATACATTGAATGGGAATTTGAGGACAAAGCGACGTCGTATTTGGAAGCAAacacataaaatattaaaaaaataaaaaacaaaccacGTGCTTATTTACACTATTtccatttaaaagaaatgaattatttaacgATGAGTTGGTCAAACACGCCAACTccgtagaaaaaaaaaattaaattaaattataatttataaaattggtcttgaaaaaattgataaatattttaataaatatatatttaggatttttaaacattaaattatccGAAACACAAAGTGATGACATCATAAGCTAAGCGAGTGATCGACAATGGCGGTTGCAACGACAAGAATCCTAACGCCGGTATCCAAAGCCGACGGAAGCTACCACAGACCCACTGAGCTCAAAGCTTTCGACGACACTAAATCCGGCGTTAAAGGGTTAGTGGACGCCGGAATTACTGAAATCCCTCGAATCTTTTACCAGCCACCGGAGTCCAACGACTCCGGCCATGTTTCCGATGAGACCCAAATCCATATTCCGGTGATAGACCTCGACCACATCGGCAAAACGCCGCTCAAACGAAAATACACCGTCGACAGAATCCGAGAAGCTTCCGAGAAATT
This portion of the Cucurbita pepo subsp. pepo cultivar mu-cu-16 chromosome LG08, ASM280686v2, whole genome shotgun sequence genome encodes:
- the LOC111799718 gene encoding uncharacterized protein LOC111799718; this encodes MGFFSFLGRVLFASIFILSAWQMFNEFSNNGGSAAAELSPKVAVLRRNLSSKLGVAIPDIDVTHLVAISLSLKGIGGLLFVFGSSVGAYLLLLQLAIITPVLYDFFNISPQKPFFGILLGDFLQHIALFGALLFFLGMKNTVPKRQPKKKAPKTKTY
- the LOC111799889 gene encoding 1-aminocyclopropane-1-carboxylate oxidase homolog 1-like, translated to MAVDGCILTPLSKVGENYHRPTELKAFDDSKAGVKGLVDAGVTEIPRIFYQPPEDYHSDNVAGETPYKIPVIDLEHVDRNSLKRKFTIDRIREASEKLGFFQLINHGIPAAVLEEMKEAVKRFNEQCTEVKKQYYTRNTTKPLIYNSNFDLYSAAATNWRDTIGYISAPVPPNPQDLPEIIRDNLVDYSKRVMEIGNLLFELLSEALGLTPNYLKDIGCCEGLAIGCHYYPPCPQPHLTLGTSEHSDNVFITVLYQDHIGGLQIRHQKKWVDVPPVDGALVVNIGELMQLITNDRFISVAHRVLAKQEGPRISVASFFSTLYLPNSKLYGPIKELLSEENPAKYRETTIRDFHLQYRADGLGTSSLQHLKL